TACGCCAACTGAGCCTGTTGATAACACGCCAACTGAACCAACTGAGCCTGTTGATAATACGCCGATAGAACCACCAGTTGACAACACGCCAACTGAACCAACTGAGCCTGTTGACAATACGCCGATAGAACCACCAGTTGATAACACCCCAACTGAGCCTGTTGACAATACGCCGATAGAACCACCAGTTGATAACACCCCAACTGAGCCAACTGAGCCTATCGATAACACGCCAACTGAGCCTGTTGATAACACGCCAATAGAACCACCAGTTGACAATACGCCAACTGAGCCTATCGATAACACCCCAACTGAACCAACTGAGCCTATTGACAATACGCCGATAGAACCACCAGTTGATAACACCCCAACTGAGCCTATTGACAATACGCCGATAGAACCACCAGTTGATAACACCCCAACTGAGCCTATCGACAATACGCCAACTGAGCCTGTTGATAACACGCCAATAGAACCACCAGTTGACAATACGCCATCTCCGATTGAAGAGTCTACACCAGTGGAGCTATAACAAGAGCTATAAAATTGTAATTAGCTGTTTTTTCACATTGCTGGCAAAGCTTCCTACTGCGGTAGCACAACAAATACCGCCACAGATAAAGCAGTATATCTGTACTACAATTAACTACTGTGGCGGCAAAACAATAGTAGAATTTGGATCAGCAATTTCGGTAGTTGCAATACCCCAAGGTGTTGTAGGAGAATCGTAGTCATCTGTAGGTAAGTTATCGTCTATTTTTAAAGAGCTAGTATGCAAATTTACTAGTTGCTCAAAGTCAGATAAAGCTTCTAACGCAGATTGATAGCGCTTGGTAAAATCATGACGCACCATTTTACACAAAAATGTAGCAAACTCATGACTAACTTGAGCTTTGTCCATCCAGAGTGTTTCTCCCGTGTTTACATCTAGCTGCAACTCATGAGGAGATAATCCAGTTAAAGCTCTAATTCCTGTCATGCCCAATGCATAAATGTCACTACTATATCTAACACGACCTGCACATTGTTCACTGGGAGCATAGCCTTGAGTACCAATTCCGATAGTAAAGCTACTTTGCCCTTCTTGATCTAATAATTGGTTACTTACTTCTTTGACTGCACCAAAGTCAATTAGCACAAGCTTATTGTCGGAGTGTCGCCGAATGATATTACTCGGTTTGATGTCTCGATGAATGACTCCATGACTGTGAACAAATTCTAAAGTTTGTAGAAGCTCGTGTATTATTGTGACAACTGTAGATTCTGGCATTGGTCTACCTGGAGGAATTTCCTGACTGAGAGGATGACCAATAACCAACTCTTGCACAAGATAAAATTCTTCACCTTCATCAAAGTACGCCAGCAGTTGAGGAATTTGGTCATGGGTTCCCAACTTTTCTAGGGTTTCTGCCTCTAATTGAAACAAACGTCTAGCAAGTTGGAAGTGTTTGGGATTGTTACTCGCAAGTTTAAGTTGTTTAACAACACATAGTGGACTACCTGGGCGTTGTCTGTCCTCTGCTACATAGGTTTCACTAAAGCCACCAGCACCTAATACTCTGACAATTTTATAACGCCCGCCAAGGAGCTTTCCAATCGTTGCTAGCTCACGTTGCTCAAGTAGGTATTGTAGGTCATCTTGTTGACTAATAATTTCTTGCACAATTGGAGACGATGCATAGCGTTCTAAGCTACGGTGTAAACTCCTTTTTCTCAATCTTTCACTTGCTACACCTGTACCCAAGTAGGAAAAGCTGGCAAGAGAGATCGCAACCAAAGGAACAGCAACAGGAAAATACAAACCACCATATATGAAACTGAAATAACTCAGACTGACCCAGAAAATCATAATTCCTGCGGTCGATGCACATTGAATAGCAGTGCGCTTAGATCTTCTAATTAAAAATGCACTTCCACCAACTAAAAGTAGTACAAACAAGCTACATGTATTGGTGTTAGGAATTCCTTGTGCGATCGCACGATTATTTAGTAAAGTTGCGATCGCATTCGCTTGAATTTCTACTCCTGACATTTGCTGTGGATACAACCAACTTCCAGCAAATGGCGCTCCATGAAAATCTTGTAGTGAAGCTGCTGTTGCCCCGACTATAACAATTTTATCTTTGAAATACCTTCCTTGCTGTAAATAGCTATTCCAGTTTTCAGGATCTAATACATGCCAAAAAGAAATCTGCTCAAATGTCCAGCTGGACCATAAAAATTAATATACTCTGCTTGAGGTCTGACAAACGCAGGGTTAGCGGCTTTAGCCACTGCCTCTTCAAATGAAGGGAAATCTTTCAATTCTTCCAGTGTATCTTTTGGGTATTCTTCTTGTTGCGACAATAACTCTGGGAAAGTACTTGCAAACCGATGAACTTTCCCATCAGCTTCTAGCGGAAAATTAATTGTGCCAATTGAATGCGGTTTTGTCCAAAATAAGCGTTCGGGCTGGATTAATTGAATTAATCTACCTTGATAAATTTCTGCTTCTGCATACTCGGCAGCCAATGCTACTTTACCTGGATAGCGCTGCAATACTTGAGCTAATTGTTGATCGTCAGCGGAACCGTAGCTACTAGGGTTGGTAAATAAAATATCTAAAGCAACGACTTTTGCACCTGCTGCCATCAACTGATCGATTACTTGTGCATACGCAGCACGTTGCCATGCCCAAGCTTTCAGTGGTTCCAAATAAGCATATTTTTGTGGATCTGCTTCCAACAATTGCTTGGGTATTGATAATGATGGCTCATCAATCGCCAAAATGACAATATCTTCTGGTGGCGCTACTGGACCACGGAGTTCAAAAAACATTGTCTGGACATGAGATTCCCACAGCTGAACTAATCGCCAATTTCCGCCTATTGCGATCGCAGCTGCGATTGCCCAAGCTATTGTAAGAATGTGTCCGATCCAGGCAAGACGTAACGATTGACGTACCGTCAATATTGCAGTGATTTTTGTCGTTGCTTTATGCACTTTAAGCGATCGCTTACCAGCTGAGTCTTTTTTCTGGAGCTTGGATGCTGTATCGTCTTGTGTCATATCTTGCCTGGAAGCTTGTTTTCCCTACAACAACCTGATTTTGTCTTTTCTAAGTTAATCTCTCAAAACTTCAATATCAACCGAATTTAGCTATGATATGCATATATTACTCGCAATAGCATTTATACTTAGGCAGTAAAAATCTCTGGTACTATGTACCCTATCAACAATTTTATTCGACAATGGAAAATCTCCAAAATTAAAGAGTTGTCTCGTGCTGTCTATTTTAAGCAAAACTACTTGCTGTCATCGGCACTAGTAGGTGCCTAAGAAGTAGCGTTAGCATTAATACTATAGACTGTGCCTGTGATTATAAATTTCTCAGAGTGTAGAGACTGTTATAATTCAGCCGACAAGCGTAAAACGACAACTCAGATTTATATTTGTGACTAAACTTATTATGTCTTATTATCAGTTTACACGCTATTTAGGAGGTATTAC
The nucleotide sequence above comes from Gloeocapsopsis sp. IPPAS B-1203. Encoded proteins:
- a CDS encoding CHASE2 domain-containing protein, with amino-acid sequence MSFWHVLDPENWNSYLQQGRYFKDKIVIVGATAASLQDFHGAPFAGSWLYPQQMSGVEIQANAIATLLNNRAIAQGIPNTNTCSLFVLLLVGGSAFLIRRSKRTAIQCASTAGIMIFWVSLSYFSFIYGGLYFPVAVPLVAISLASFSYLGTGVASERLRKRSLHRSLERYASSPIVQEIISQQDDLQYLLEQRELATIGKLLGGRYKIVRVLGAGGFSETYVAEDRQRPGSPLCVVKQLKLASNNPKHFQLARRLFQLEAETLEKLGTHDQIPQLLAYFDEGEEFYLVQELVIGHPLSQEIPPGRPMPESTVVTIIHELLQTLEFVHSHGVIHRDIKPSNIIRRHSDNKLVLIDFGAVKEVSNQLLDQEGQSSFTIGIGTQGYAPSEQCAGRVRYSSDIYALGMTGIRALTGLSPHELQLDVNTGETLWMDKAQVSHEFATFLCKMVRHDFTKRYQSALEALSDFEQLVNLHTSSLKIDDNLPTDDYDSPTTPWGIATTEIADPNSTIVLPPQ
- a CDS encoding CHASE2 domain-containing protein: MTQDDTASKLQKKDSAGKRSLKVHKATTKITAILTVRQSLRLAWIGHILTIAWAIAAAIAIGGNWRLVQLWESHVQTMFFELRGPVAPPEDIVILAIDEPSLSIPKQLLEADPQKYAYLEPLKAWAWQRAAYAQVIDQLMAAGAKVVALDILFTNPSSYGSADDQQLAQVLQRYPGKVALAAEYAEAEIYQGRLIQLIQPERLFWTKPHSIGTINFPLEADGKVHRFASTFPELLSQQEEYPKDTLEELKDFPSFEEAVAKAANPAFVRPQAEYINFYGPAGHLSRFLFGMY